The following coding sequences are from one Saprospiraceae bacterium window:
- a CDS encoding hydroxymethylglutaryl-CoA reductase has protein sequence MAENAHIPVSKTISGFSKLSKRGKIKWMVENFFKDPEIVMHELMSYWHKNEDQQKILDGFAENTITNFPLPLSVAPNFLINGKTYCVPMVIEESSVVAAASSAAKYWMDRGGIQTKIFGTEKLGQIHFNWKGNKSWLEHQIPELLQMMKENARDILQNMEARGGGVKKMQLIHFPKLENYCQFLVSFETCDSMGANFINSCLESFAISLQQFLATHESLSETERHSEIIMCILSNYTPQCLVRAEVSCRIEDLGEFSGGIPAQEFAHKFFTAIQIAKEDSYRAVTHNKGIFNGIDAVVLATANDFRAIEACGHAYASRSGKYRSLSDCEVDDDLFRFWLDIPLAMGSVGGLTKLHPMANRSLELLGNPGAEELMMITASTGLMQNFAAVKSLITTGIQQGHMKMHLANILNQLNIPVTYHNQIETYFAHKKISYSDVRNYYTSLQKKES, from the coding sequence ATGGCTGAAAACGCACATATACCGGTATCAAAAACAATCAGCGGATTTTCAAAACTATCCAAACGTGGAAAAATCAAATGGATGGTTGAAAATTTTTTTAAAGATCCTGAGATTGTGATGCATGAACTGATGAGTTATTGGCATAAAAATGAAGACCAACAAAAAATCCTCGACGGTTTTGCAGAAAATACAATAACAAATTTTCCTCTTCCACTCAGTGTAGCGCCTAACTTCCTGATCAACGGAAAAACATATTGTGTTCCGATGGTCATAGAAGAAAGTTCTGTTGTTGCGGCTGCATCTTCGGCTGCCAAATATTGGATGGACAGGGGAGGCATACAGACTAAAATTTTTGGTACAGAAAAACTGGGCCAAATTCATTTCAATTGGAAAGGAAACAAGTCCTGGTTAGAGCATCAGATTCCCGAATTGCTCCAAATGATGAAAGAAAATGCAAGAGACATTCTTCAAAATATGGAAGCAAGGGGAGGAGGAGTTAAGAAAATGCAATTGATACATTTTCCAAAATTGGAAAACTATTGTCAGTTTCTTGTCAGCTTCGAAACTTGTGATTCGATGGGAGCAAATTTTATAAACAGCTGCCTGGAATCATTCGCCATTAGTTTACAGCAATTTCTGGCAACCCATGAAAGTTTATCTGAGACTGAACGCCATTCAGAAATTATCATGTGCATTTTGTCCAATTATACTCCGCAGTGTTTGGTCCGTGCAGAAGTAAGTTGTAGGATAGAAGATCTTGGAGAATTTTCAGGAGGAATTCCAGCTCAGGAATTTGCACATAAATTTTTTACCGCAATCCAAATTGCCAAAGAAGATTCGTATCGAGCAGTGACACACAATAAAGGAATTTTCAATGGTATAGATGCTGTTGTGCTCGCTACAGCCAATGATTTTAGAGCGATAGAAGCTTGTGGTCATGCTTATGCTTCGAGAAGTGGAAAATATCGCAGCTTGAGTGATTGTGAAGTTGATGATGATTTATTTCGTTTCTGGCTTGACATTCCTCTTGCTATGGGATCAGTAGGAGGTTTGACTAAACTTCACCCCATGGCAAATCGATCTCTTGAATTATTGGGCAATCCCGGAGCTGAAGAATTGATGATGATAACCGCTTCTACAGGATTGATGCAAAATTTTGCTGCGGTCAAATCATTGATAACTACCGGAATTCAGCAAGGTCATATGAAAATGCATTTGGCCAATATTTTGAACCAATTGAATATTCCTGTAACATACCACAATCAAATCGAAACATATTTCGCTCATAAAAAAATATCTTACAGTGATGTGCGAAATTACTATACATCCCTTCAGAAAAAAGAAAGTTGA
- the trxA gene encoding thioredoxin, with product MKLELRQQSYNKLINYLKQMNADFDFQKDVVELSQEKPVLVDFWAEWCGPCKILGPVLEQLEQESNGKWKLVKINTEDFPEIASYFRIQSIPNCKLIYQGKLVDEFSGALPKPAVKKWLDDHLAKLLPPEEEPVSDDYGDWITESPQTYPNKNLLDKINIFLQTIPDHPAANLDAIKHLVFYEPEASIQKLNSLKDVKNIEELKQDFDTISSWMNLVASEENANHNLLQARKSLLEGNAQLAIDIIIDTVMKNPAFHDQLPRRVGIALFRFWGSRHPLTLENRKLFDMAIY from the coding sequence ATGAAATTGGAATTGAGGCAGCAATCCTACAATAAGCTAATTAATTATTTAAAGCAAATGAATGCGGATTTTGACTTTCAAAAGGATGTAGTAGAACTCAGTCAGGAGAAGCCTGTACTCGTAGATTTCTGGGCAGAGTGGTGCGGTCCATGTAAAATTTTGGGACCCGTGTTGGAGCAACTGGAGCAAGAATCAAATGGAAAATGGAAATTGGTAAAAATCAATACTGAGGATTTTCCTGAAATTGCCTCTTATTTCAGAATTCAAAGCATACCAAACTGTAAACTCATTTATCAAGGTAAGCTCGTAGATGAGTTTTCAGGTGCACTCCCAAAACCAGCAGTGAAAAAATGGTTGGACGACCATCTTGCAAAATTGCTTCCCCCTGAGGAAGAACCGGTTTCGGATGATTATGGAGATTGGATTACTGAATCACCACAGACTTATCCTAACAAGAATTTATTAGATAAAATAAACATATTTCTTCAAACTATCCCTGACCATCCAGCTGCAAATCTTGATGCGATAAAACACTTGGTGTTTTACGAGCCCGAAGCATCTATTCAAAAATTGAACTCGTTGAAGGATGTTAAAAATATTGAAGAACTCAAACAAGATTTTGATACAATTTCTTCATGGATGAATTTGGTTGCATCGGAGGAGAATGCAAACCACAATCTGCTGCAGGCACGCAAAAGTTTACTCGAAGGAAACGCTCAGCTAGCTATTGATATCATCATTGATACTGTCATGAAAAATCCGGCGTTTCATGATCAATTACCAAGGCGTGTTGGGATTGCACTTTTTAGATTTTGGGGATCTCGGCATCCCTTAACTTTGGAAAACAGAAAGCTCTTTGATATGGCAATTTACTAA